One genomic region from Yarrowia lipolytica chromosome 1C, complete sequence encodes:
- a CDS encoding uncharacterized protein (Compare to YALI0C03652g, some similarities with uniprot|O13612 Schizosaccharomyces pombe Pi021 protein (Hypothetical 46.4 kDa protein), similar to Saccharomyces cerevisiae ULP1 (YPL020C); ancestral locus Anc_8.72) has translation MIIAKFSRKINPLHRSKRHDRNPPSDGRLPGISLEDVSQVAPAPPPKDHRYSRKSMDEDSNERRRLRHLSPFRSSEKRASGEYLRQAEKPKTRGAGERRPGSQTATPSPPPVPHTNPNPNNRASLDMNRPDLPDRGPPKPSRPATDDSAVSNASYSTVSTSFGAGHSQSPSYPNPGSPNRGSPNMGHRRGSPKSSPKMGSPNMVHPNLVHPNPGYPNGGRPIQIPGQHQQYPSPGQIPSPGSAGAKTTVKSPLMRPDSPDQPVPDMTDFNRSFHVQNPGKVTCGFEDIFLPVDVEKQEHHRLEHLQFRHEDSLKLHHTLQKQLYNKPGDVVLEFYDVTVYKEDIDNLQPGYWLNDNNISFVYEYLERLEIMRAGFQSQIFLLRPSMAFLLGQGDPKEVAEFLPDFKHASFIFLPINDNNNVEIVSGNHWSLLVVSVEDGKAIYYDTVGECNIAAARNVADKLGVVLGQKLNFLVAPTPQQSNGSDCGVYVCEITSLLLRRLLYTEGFIDLGISNLTFVADAGRTFILTAILQLISMFGPKIRERIE, from the coding sequence ATGATCATTGCAAAGTTCTCTCGAAAAATCAACCCGCTACACCGATCCAAACGCCACGATCGAAACCCACCGTCCGATGGCCGTCTGCCAGGTATATCTCTGGAGGACGTGTCTCAGGTGGCACCTGCCCCTCCACCAAAAGACCACCGGTATTCGCGCAAGTCAATGGACGAGGACAGCAACGAACGACGGCGCCTGCGGCATTTGAGTCCGTTCAGATCGTCGGAAAAACGAGCGTCTGGAGAGTATCTTCGCCAGGCTGAGAAACCCAAGACaagaggagcaggagagaGACGACCCGGAAGCCAAACCGCAACACCCAGCCCGCCGCCGGTCCCCCACACCAACCCGAACCCCAACAACAGAGCTTCCCTCGACATGAACCGTCCAGACCTGCCCGATCGAGGTCCTCCCAAACCCTCACGCCCTGCCACCGACGACTCGGCCGTGTCTAATGCGAGTTACTCCACCGTAAGTACCTCCTTTGGCGCAGGACACAGCCAGAGCCCCTCGTACCCAAACCCCGGTAGCCCCAATCGAGGGAGCCCTAACATGGGACATCGCCGAGGAAGCCCTAAGAGCAGCCCTAAGATGGGAAGCCCTAACATGGTCCATCCTAACCTGGTGCACCCCAATCCAGGCTACCCTAATGGTGGCCGTCCCATTCAAATCCCTGGCCAACATCAGCAGTACCCTAGCCCTGGCCAAATCCCTAGCCCCGGTTCTGCTGGTGCCAAAACCACCGTCAAGTCGCCTCTGATGCGGCCCGATTCGCCCGACCAGCCGGTGCCCGATATGACCGACTTCAACCGGTCTTTCCATGTGCAGAATCCCGGCAAAGTCACATGTGGATTCGAAGACATCTTTCTTCCCGTGGACgtggagaagcaggagcaCCACCGACTTGAACATCTGCAGTTCCGACACGAGGACTCACTCAAATTGCATCACACGCTGCAGAAACAGCTCTATAACAAGCCTGGAGACGTGGTTCTGGAGTTCTATGATGTGACGGTCTAcaaggaggacattgacaaCTTACAGCCTGGATACTGGctcaacgacaacaacattTCGTTTGTCTACGAGTACCTGGAGCGTCTGGAGATTATGCGGGCCGGCTTCCAGTCCCAGATCTTCTTGTTACGTCCGTCTATGGCATTTCTGCTGGGCCAGGGAGACCCCAAAGAGGTGGCCGAATTTCTGCCCGATTTCAAGCATGCATCCTTCATATTCTTGCCCatcaacgacaacaacaatgtgGAGATTGTCTCTGGTAACCATTGGTCGCTATTGGTGGTTTCTGTGGAGGACGGAAAGGCCATTTACTACGACACTGTGGGCGAATGCAACATTGCAGCCGCGCGGAACGTTGCTGATAAACTGGGTGTTGTTCTCGGCCAGAAGCTCAACTTTCTCGTTGCTCCTACTCCTCAGCAGAGCAATGGCAGTGACTGTGGAGTCTATGTGTGCGAGATTACCTCTTTGCTGCTGAGGCGACTGCTGTACACCGAGGGGTTCATTGATTTGGGTATTTCCAATCTCACCTTTGTTGCCGATGCAGGACGAACATTCATCCTCACTGCCATCTTGCAGCTGATCTCGATGTTTGGTCCCAAGATTCGGGAGCGAATTGAGTGA